One genomic region from Conexibacter woesei DSM 14684 encodes:
- a CDS encoding dihydroorotase, with the protein MTDPRAVDLVITGGTVVSPSGPRRAGIAIDGGRIVAIADDSLLPPARTTHDATGLHVIPGLVDTEAHPGCYVPLRQDLESESRAAVTAGVTTWGIHAPSTRMGHPDWVEFVNKEDVGSFHDSMPHFIDIVEEVSAVNVFATYMLETDQQAREIPEYAQEWGVTSIKLYLQAMSPEAEPHWPGRRAGLGAGFDDGVVYQVMENVAALGDPGIVAMHCENWEIARVFDERLRSQGRTDWATWSDRSPHFLEAQHLRQYGHFAEYLGCPIYVQHATTPETYAEILDLRGRGVTVHAQTGPHWLQFGKEEHNAWRINVPLRSRENNPNIWNALAADVVNAVGSDHVTPWGDAGYDDCFNENIWELKTGFTSRVEMLLPVLLEGVHQQKITLERLVEVACENPAKIFGLFPQKGAIEVGADADLVLVDLDRTVKVDNSQLLTRTGWSVLDGRTIHGWNVATFLGGKQMSRWEDGAPKPEFLGGSDGRYLRRTAGQARVPLELPVEAN; encoded by the coding sequence ATGACCGATCCACGCGCAGTGGACCTCGTGATCACGGGCGGCACCGTCGTCAGCCCGAGCGGCCCGCGCCGTGCGGGCATCGCGATCGACGGCGGCAGAATCGTCGCGATCGCCGACGACAGCCTGCTGCCGCCGGCTCGCACGACGCACGACGCGACCGGCCTGCACGTCATCCCCGGCCTCGTCGACACCGAGGCGCACCCCGGCTGCTACGTCCCGCTGCGGCAGGACCTCGAGTCCGAGAGCCGCGCGGCCGTCACCGCCGGTGTCACCACCTGGGGCATCCATGCGCCCTCGACGCGCATGGGGCACCCCGACTGGGTGGAGTTCGTCAACAAGGAGGACGTCGGCTCCTTCCACGACTCGATGCCGCACTTCATCGACATCGTCGAGGAGGTCTCGGCGGTGAACGTCTTCGCGACGTACATGCTGGAGACCGACCAGCAGGCGCGCGAGATCCCCGAGTACGCGCAGGAGTGGGGCGTCACGTCGATCAAGCTGTACCTGCAGGCGATGAGCCCGGAGGCGGAGCCGCACTGGCCCGGTCGCCGCGCCGGGCTCGGCGCCGGCTTCGACGACGGCGTCGTCTACCAGGTGATGGAGAACGTCGCCGCGCTGGGCGATCCGGGGATCGTCGCGATGCACTGCGAGAACTGGGAGATCGCGCGCGTCTTCGACGAGCGCCTGCGCTCGCAGGGCCGGACGGACTGGGCGACCTGGTCGGATCGCTCGCCGCATTTCCTGGAGGCGCAGCACCTGCGTCAGTACGGCCACTTCGCCGAGTACCTCGGCTGCCCGATCTACGTCCAGCACGCGACGACGCCGGAGACGTACGCCGAGATCCTCGACCTGCGCGGCCGCGGCGTCACGGTCCACGCGCAGACGGGGCCGCACTGGCTGCAGTTCGGCAAGGAGGAGCACAACGCCTGGCGGATCAACGTGCCGCTGCGCTCGCGCGAGAACAACCCGAACATCTGGAACGCGCTCGCTGCGGACGTCGTCAACGCGGTCGGCTCCGACCACGTCACCCCGTGGGGCGACGCCGGCTACGACGACTGCTTCAACGAGAACATCTGGGAGCTGAAGACGGGCTTCACCTCGCGCGTCGAGATGCTGCTGCCCGTGCTGCTCGAGGGCGTCCACCAGCAGAAGATCACGCTCGAGCGGCTGGTCGAGGTCGCCTGCGAGAATCCGGCGAAGATCTTCGGCCTGTTTCCGCAGAAGGGTGCGATCGAGGTCGGCGCCGACGCCGACCTCGTGCTCGTCGACCTCGACAGAACCGTCAAGGTCGACAACTCGCAGCTGCTGACGCGGACCGGCTGGTCGGTGCTCGACGGCAGAACGATCCACGGCTGGAACGTCGCCACGTTCCTCGGCGGGAAGCAGATGTCGCGGTGGGAGGACGGCGCGCCGAAGCCGGAGTTCCTCGGCGGATCCGACGGCCGCTACCTGCGCCGCACCGCCGGCCAGGCGCGCGTCCCGCTCGAGCTGCCGGTGGAGGCGAACTGA
- the add gene encoding adenosine deaminase, with the protein MRDELAYRLPKAELHVHAEACLEPELLLQIAERNGHDLPYASIDEVRRAYEWSDLGAFLDLYYRHIEVLRTETDFRQLVESYMSHAAEQGVRHVEMFFDPQAHTRRGVPLATVVDGLAAGLDSGAREHGISGALIACFIRELGVESAQETLAELAELPAFERIVGIGLDSIEEGFPPPLFAPLYAQARALGLLGVIHAGEAGPGENVGLALSVLGVERIDHGVRCGDDAASIAALRERGTALTVCPLSNVRIGMYETLADHPVAQLLRDGLEVTINSDGPAYFGGYIADNWVAVQRQFDLDVDDLVTLARRSIAVSFATAERKAQLLREIDRMLDKATATN; encoded by the coding sequence ATGAGAGATGAGCTGGCGTACCGCCTGCCGAAGGCCGAGCTGCACGTGCACGCCGAGGCGTGCCTGGAGCCCGAGCTGCTGCTGCAGATCGCGGAGCGCAACGGGCACGACCTGCCGTACGCGTCGATCGACGAGGTGCGACGCGCCTACGAGTGGTCCGACCTCGGCGCGTTCCTCGACCTCTACTACCGCCACATCGAGGTGCTGCGAACCGAAACCGACTTCCGGCAGCTGGTCGAGTCCTACATGTCGCACGCCGCCGAGCAGGGCGTCCGCCACGTCGAGATGTTCTTCGACCCGCAGGCGCACACGCGCCGCGGCGTCCCGCTGGCGACCGTCGTCGACGGGCTCGCGGCGGGGCTCGACAGCGGGGCGCGCGAGCACGGGATCAGCGGGGCGCTGATCGCGTGCTTCATCCGTGAGCTGGGCGTCGAGTCGGCGCAGGAGACGCTCGCGGAGCTGGCCGAGCTGCCGGCGTTCGAGCGGATCGTCGGGATCGGGCTCGACTCGATCGAGGAGGGCTTCCCGCCGCCGCTGTTCGCGCCGCTCTACGCGCAGGCGCGGGCGCTCGGGCTGCTGGGCGTGATCCACGCCGGCGAGGCCGGGCCGGGCGAGAACGTCGGGCTCGCGCTGAGCGTGCTGGGCGTCGAGCGGATCGACCACGGCGTGCGCTGCGGCGACGACGCCGCCAGCATCGCGGCGCTGCGCGAGCGCGGCACGGCGCTGACGGTCTGCCCGCTGTCCAACGTGCGCATCGGGATGTACGAGACGCTCGCCGACCATCCCGTCGCGCAGTTGCTGCGAGATGGGCTGGAGGTGACGATCAACTCAGACGGACCGGCCTACTTCGGCGGCTACATCGCCGACAACTGGGTCGCCGTGCAACGGCAGTTCGACCTCGACGTCGACGATCTGGTGACGCTCGCGCGCCGCTCGATCGCCGTCAGCTTCGCCACTGCGGAGCGTAAGGCGCAATTGCTGAGAGAGATCGACCGGATGCTTGACAAGGCGACGGCCACAAATTAA
- a CDS encoding helix-turn-helix domain-containing protein, translating to MSSDYTVPAVVSASQVLGHLAEEAPAGATQAELARAIGLSKSTAHNMLRTLEQVGWLERDAARVYHLGARLIGLGAAANRRGRSATVHRIESNG from the coding sequence ATGTCCAGCGACTACACGGTCCCGGCCGTCGTCTCCGCCAGCCAGGTGCTCGGCCACCTGGCGGAGGAGGCGCCGGCCGGGGCGACCCAGGCCGAGCTGGCGCGCGCGATCGGCCTGTCGAAGAGCACCGCGCACAACATGCTGCGTACGCTCGAGCAGGTCGGGTGGCTCGAGCGCGACGCGGCGCGCGTGTACCACCTCGGCGCGCGGTTGATCGGCCTCGGTGCGGCGGCGAACCGCCGCGGCAGGTCGGCGACAGTCCACCGAATCGAGTCGAACGGGTGA
- a CDS encoding sugar ABC transporter substrate-binding protein, which produces MQNLTIATRRWPAALGLVAGLALAFGACGSSDSGSDGDTAGGGGSAAGKKVVYSTFGAQIPFFNRIGEGAKAQATVRRLDFDISTSEIDPGKQIDSIDNAVAQQPDGLIVSPIDGSALVPTIKGAVEDGVPVILLADGLSEDVGQLSFVGSDFAEIGRLKATYIADRLGDGGTVAMVNGTRGMSFVEEQGEAAREVFEERGIEIVDDVYTKAITPDEGLTATQNILTRHSDVGAIYYSGDDGALGGIRAIAARNIAPGKIVVVGTDANEGALAAVRAGTMALTVSQCAYEQGGIAIDVMADYLETGKKPDRRIFTPVIEIDTETIDRVMSGAAWERCENH; this is translated from the coding sequence ATGCAGAACCTCACCATCGCCACGCGGCGCTGGCCGGCCGCGCTCGGCCTCGTCGCCGGGCTCGCGCTTGCATTCGGAGCGTGCGGCAGCAGCGACTCTGGGTCAGACGGAGACACCGCCGGCGGCGGCGGCTCCGCCGCCGGAAAGAAGGTCGTCTACAGCACGTTCGGCGCTCAGATCCCGTTCTTCAACCGGATCGGCGAGGGCGCGAAGGCACAGGCCACGGTCCGCAGACTCGACTTCGACATCTCGACGAGCGAGATCGACCCCGGCAAGCAGATCGACAGCATCGACAACGCCGTCGCCCAGCAGCCGGACGGCCTGATCGTCTCGCCGATCGACGGCAGCGCGCTGGTGCCGACGATCAAGGGCGCGGTCGAGGACGGCGTGCCCGTCATCCTGCTGGCCGACGGGCTGAGCGAAGACGTCGGGCAGCTCTCGTTCGTCGGCTCCGACTTCGCCGAGATCGGCAGGCTGAAGGCGACGTACATCGCCGACAGACTCGGTGACGGCGGCACGGTCGCGATGGTCAACGGCACGCGCGGGATGAGCTTCGTCGAGGAGCAGGGAGAGGCCGCGCGCGAGGTCTTCGAGGAGCGCGGGATCGAGATCGTCGATGACGTCTACACGAAGGCGATCACGCCCGACGAGGGCCTGACCGCGACGCAGAACATCCTCACGCGCCACTCCGACGTCGGCGCGATCTACTACTCCGGCGACGACGGGGCGCTCGGCGGCATCAGAGCGATCGCCGCCCGCAACATCGCGCCCGGCAAGATCGTGGTCGTCGGCACCGACGCGAACGAGGGCGCGCTGGCGGCCGTCAGAGCGGGCACGATGGCACTGACGGTCTCGCAGTGCGCCTACGAGCAGGGCGGGATCGCGATCGACGTGATGGCCGACTACCTCGAGACGGGCAAGAAGCCCGACAGACGGATCTTCACGCCGGTGATCGAGATCGACACCGAGACGATCGACAGAGTGATGAGCGGGGCCGCTTGGGAGAGATGCGAGAACCACTGA
- a CDS encoding ABC transporter permease gives MLLVALVVYLSSTSDVFFTSINLQNILDQGAILAMVAFGVTLVVLSGEFDLSVGATVALSGVIGAKLAGSTDSVLIGFLACVGVGAIVGLINGVLVAYVQIPSFIVTLGALTIARGLALAATDGGTVTGLPSGIDVFGDEQLLGLSLLVWLTAAVFLAIWFIQRQTSLGVRIYATGGNRDAARLAGVPVARVRLAVFAISGITAGVAGMGLLSRVGSGQPSGAQLLELFAVAAIVVGGTSLYGGRGSVVRTLFGVLLIVVLQNGLDIKGVDADIQQVIVGAVLIASASVDFVRIQLRRRRARTVTSALVAAPVSSPSRD, from the coding sequence GTGCTGCTGGTGGCCCTCGTCGTCTACCTGTCGAGCACCAGCGACGTCTTCTTCACGAGCATCAACCTGCAGAACATCCTCGACCAGGGCGCGATCCTCGCGATGGTCGCGTTCGGCGTGACGCTCGTCGTGCTGTCCGGCGAGTTCGACCTCTCCGTCGGCGCGACCGTCGCGCTCAGCGGCGTGATCGGCGCGAAGCTGGCGGGCTCGACCGACTCGGTTCTGATCGGCTTCCTCGCCTGCGTCGGCGTCGGGGCGATCGTCGGTCTGATCAACGGGGTGCTCGTCGCCTACGTGCAGATCCCCTCGTTCATCGTCACGCTCGGCGCGTTGACGATCGCGCGCGGCCTGGCGCTGGCCGCGACGGACGGCGGCACCGTCACCGGCCTGCCGAGCGGCATCGACGTCTTCGGCGACGAGCAGCTGCTGGGCCTCAGCCTGCTCGTCTGGCTGACGGCGGCCGTCTTCCTCGCGATCTGGTTCATCCAGCGCCAGACCTCGCTCGGCGTTCGCATCTACGCGACCGGCGGCAACCGCGACGCCGCCCGCCTGGCGGGCGTGCCCGTCGCCCGCGTCCGGCTGGCGGTCTTCGCGATCAGCGGGATCACGGCCGGCGTCGCCGGCATGGGCCTGCTCTCGCGCGTGGGCTCCGGCCAGCCCTCGGGCGCGCAGCTGCTGGAGCTGTTCGCCGTCGCCGCGATCGTCGTCGGCGGCACCAGCCTCTACGGCGGCCGCGGCTCGGTCGTGCGCACGCTCTTCGGCGTGCTGCTGATCGTCGTCCTGCAGAACGGCCTCGACATCAAGGGCGTCGACGCCGACATCCAGCAGGTGATCGTCGGCGCGGTGCTGATCGCGTCGGCCTCGGTCGACTTCGTACGCATCCAGCTGCGACGCCGCCGTGCCCGGACAGTCACCAGCGCGCTGGTCGCAGCTCCCGTTTCATCGCCCTCCCGCGACTGA
- a CDS encoding sugar ABC transporter ATP-binding protein, with the protein MENTVQHVELIGLCAEHVSHSYGGAAVLRDVDFRMRPGRVHALVGPNGSGKSTLIKILTGAERPSAGQVVLEGEPHRFGSPAQAAAAGVGVVHQHYHLFGDLTIADNVRGVIGGIPRRRNGLLDRRRACDEVGAELARLGIDVDPRAAVRTLGPAERKLVEIARALAERPRFLILDEPTASLEPTSAAAVLDLLRRLRADGLALCFVSHRLDEVVALADEVTVLRDGAVRAHLDRPPTGERELIEQIADVVPDAAVRGAAIPPGTTPSLRLAELRALPGAEPGELAVHPGEVVSVHGLVGSGAASVVRMAGGALELDGDAHVDGKPVPLRSPRDARRAGIGFLPEDRKAEAVLPEQSIVENIALPSLDRYTRVGVLNRRRMRAEADRYREQMAIVCSSTAATLGTLSGGNQQKVLIARWLSSGVRILAFEEPTNGVDVGGRAQIHRLLREFASAGGAVLVACSEPEEAIEVADRVVVFRHGALVADVAASDVDEHQLAELSAAATSDTDRKANP; encoded by the coding sequence ATGGAGAACACAGTTCAGCATGTTGAACTCATCGGCCTCTGTGCGGAGCATGTCTCCCACTCCTACGGCGGCGCGGCGGTGTTGCGCGACGTCGACTTCCGGATGCGGCCCGGCAGGGTCCATGCGCTGGTCGGGCCCAACGGCAGCGGCAAGAGCACGCTGATCAAGATCCTCACCGGCGCTGAGCGGCCCAGCGCAGGGCAGGTCGTGCTCGAAGGCGAACCGCACCGCTTCGGCTCGCCGGCGCAGGCCGCGGCCGCGGGCGTCGGCGTGGTGCACCAGCACTACCACCTGTTCGGCGACCTGACGATCGCCGACAACGTCCGCGGCGTGATCGGCGGCATTCCGCGTCGTCGCAACGGCCTGCTCGACCGCCGCCGCGCGTGCGACGAGGTCGGCGCCGAGCTGGCACGCCTGGGGATCGACGTCGATCCGCGCGCCGCGGTGCGGACGCTCGGGCCGGCGGAGCGCAAGCTCGTCGAGATCGCGCGGGCACTCGCGGAGCGCCCGCGCTTCCTGATCCTCGACGAGCCGACCGCGTCGCTGGAGCCGACGTCCGCGGCGGCGGTGCTCGACCTGCTGCGGCGCCTGCGCGCGGACGGGCTCGCGCTCTGCTTCGTCAGCCACCGCCTCGACGAGGTCGTCGCGCTGGCCGACGAGGTGACCGTGTTGCGCGACGGCGCGGTCCGCGCGCATCTCGACCGTCCGCCGACCGGCGAGCGCGAGCTGATCGAGCAGATCGCCGACGTCGTCCCCGACGCAGCCGTCCGCGGCGCGGCGATCCCGCCCGGGACGACGCCGTCGCTGCGGCTCGCCGAGCTGCGCGCCCTGCCGGGCGCGGAGCCGGGCGAGCTTGCCGTCCACCCGGGCGAGGTCGTCTCCGTGCACGGCCTCGTCGGCTCCGGCGCGGCGTCCGTCGTGCGGATGGCGGGCGGCGCCCTCGAGCTCGACGGTGACGCGCACGTGGACGGGAAGCCGGTCCCCCTGCGCTCGCCGCGCGATGCGCGCCGCGCGGGGATCGGCTTCCTGCCCGAGGATCGCAAGGCCGAGGCGGTGCTGCCGGAGCAGAGCATCGTCGAGAACATCGCGCTGCCTTCGCTGGACCGCTACACCCGCGTCGGCGTCCTCAACCGCCGCCGCATGCGCGCCGAGGCGGATCGCTACCGCGAGCAGATGGCGATCGTCTGCTCGTCCACGGCGGCGACGCTCGGCACGCTCTCGGGCGGGAACCAGCAGAAGGTGCTGATCGCCCGCTGGCTCTCCTCCGGCGTGCGGATCCTCGCGTTCGAGGAGCCGACCAACGGCGTCGACGTCGGCGGCCGCGCGCAGATCCACCGGCTGCTGCGCGAGTTCGCGAGCGCCGGCGGCGCTGTGCTGGTGGCGTGCTCGGAGCCCGAGGAGGCGATCGAGGTCGCCGACCGCGTCGTCGTCTTCCGTCACGGGGCGCTCGTCGCCGACGTCGCCGCGTCCGACGTCGACGAGCACCAGCTGGCCGAGTTGAGCGCGGCCGCCACGTCCGACACTGACCGAAAGGCAAATCCATGA
- a CDS encoding RidA family protein, whose translation MSHTIVNPDGLHDPIPFGYSHTAAVPAGTELVLVSGQYGSNADGAVVSPDFAEQVQQAFRNLGVALAAHGLDLSHVVQLRTYVVNPDFDKLGTIGRAVGAGCGDTPPTNTVIGVAGLAMPDILFEVEAVAARP comes from the coding sequence GTGTCGCACACCATCGTCAATCCCGACGGGCTGCACGATCCGATCCCGTTCGGCTACAGCCACACCGCCGCCGTCCCGGCCGGCACGGAGCTGGTGCTCGTCTCCGGTCAGTACGGATCGAACGCGGACGGCGCGGTCGTCTCGCCCGATTTCGCCGAGCAGGTGCAGCAGGCGTTCCGCAACCTGGGCGTCGCCCTCGCCGCCCACGGGCTCGATCTCAGCCACGTCGTCCAGCTCCGGACGTACGTGGTGAACCCCGACTTCGACAAGCTCGGGACGATCGGCCGGGCCGTCGGGGCCGGATGCGGCGACACCCCTCCCACGAACACCGTCATCGGGGTCGCCGGCCTGGCGATGCCCGACATCCTGTTCGAGGTCGAAGCGGTCGCCGCCCGGCCCTAG
- a CDS encoding TetR/AcrR family transcriptional regulator, whose amino-acid sequence MLDHVVAVLADRGYAATRFIDVSGASGVAVSTLQGYFGSREDMLIEGFRHATSVAVAAMDELAAAFDDPWQQLVAMVDRGLSTDLATWRMLMEFWTAAAHDAELREHAAALAEQYREPFADAVRRGIESGAFTPRFGTAAIVEVAVANIVGLLYPVVLGHLAPRDTDYRDVVLAQLAFALTTQER is encoded by the coding sequence GTGCTCGACCACGTGGTCGCGGTGCTCGCCGATCGCGGCTACGCCGCCACTCGCTTCATCGACGTCTCTGGGGCGTCCGGGGTGGCGGTCAGCACCTTGCAGGGCTACTTCGGCTCACGCGAGGACATGCTGATCGAGGGATTCAGGCACGCCACGTCCGTCGCGGTGGCGGCGATGGACGAGCTTGCGGCAGCGTTCGACGACCCCTGGCAGCAGTTGGTCGCGATGGTCGATCGGGGTCTGTCGACGGACCTCGCCACCTGGCGGATGCTGATGGAGTTCTGGACCGCCGCCGCTCATGACGCCGAGTTGCGGGAACACGCCGCCGCACTGGCGGAGCAGTACCGGGAACCGTTCGCTGACGCGGTGCGGCGAGGCATCGAGAGCGGCGCGTTCACCCCGCGCTTCGGCACCGCCGCGATCGTCGAGGTCGCCGTGGCGAACATCGTTGGTCTGCTCTACCCGGTCGTCCTGGGCCACCTGGCACCGCGGGACACGGACTATCGCGACGTCGTCCTCGCTCAGCTCGCCTTCGCACTCACCACACAAGAAAGGTGA
- the purU gene encoding formyltetrahydrofolate deformylase: protein MTATAAQPLVLPGDDGTHATMRLLVACPDKPGIVAAVSRFLFDAGANILRSDQYSSDPTGGAFFLRMEFTLRHDQRADFAERFGHAVAERFDIAWRLWDADRPKRIAVLVSRYDHCLLDLLYRWKRGDLGGEIALVASNHADLRTPVEAAGVPYHHVPVARDDKPAAEARLLELLGAADLDMVVLARYMQILSGTFLERLGVPVINIHHSFLPAFAGAGPYERAKARGVKLIGATAHYVTEELDEGPIIEQDVIRVTHRDSAAELTRLGADIERVVFSRAVQWHCEDRVLVHGSTTVVF from the coding sequence ATGACGGCCACCGCTGCCCAGCCGCTCGTCCTGCCGGGCGACGACGGAACCCACGCCACCATGCGCCTGCTCGTCGCATGTCCCGACAAGCCCGGGATCGTCGCCGCGGTGTCGCGTTTCCTGTTCGACGCGGGAGCGAACATCCTCCGCTCCGATCAGTACTCGTCGGATCCGACGGGCGGCGCGTTCTTCCTGCGGATGGAGTTCACGCTGCGGCATGATCAGCGCGCCGACTTCGCCGAGCGATTCGGGCACGCGGTGGCGGAGCGATTCGACATCGCCTGGCGCCTGTGGGACGCCGACAGGCCCAAGCGCATCGCCGTGCTCGTGTCCCGCTACGACCACTGCCTGTTGGACCTCCTCTATCGCTGGAAGCGCGGCGACCTGGGCGGGGAGATCGCTCTCGTGGCGTCCAACCACGCCGACCTGCGCACCCCCGTAGAAGCCGCCGGAGTGCCGTATCACCACGTGCCGGTCGCTCGTGACGACAAGCCTGCGGCCGAGGCGCGACTGCTCGAGCTGCTGGGGGCGGCCGACCTGGACATGGTCGTGCTCGCCCGCTACATGCAGATTCTCTCGGGCACCTTCCTCGAAAGGCTCGGAGTTCCGGTGATCAACATCCATCATTCGTTCCTGCCCGCGTTCGCGGGCGCCGGCCCGTACGAGCGGGCGAAGGCGCGGGGAGTGAAGCTGATCGGCGCGACGGCGCACTACGTGACCGAGGAGCTGGACGAGGGCCCGATCATCGAGCAGGACGTGATCCGAGTGACCCATCGCGACTCGGCGGCCGAGCTGACGCGATTGGGAGCGGACATCGAGCGAGTGGTGTTCTCGCGCGCAGTGCAATGGCACTGCGAGGACCGAGTTCTCGTGCACGGGAGCACGACCGTCGTCTTCTGA
- a CDS encoding aminomethyltransferase family protein: MPDPTIHAGGGHIAAQVAACRTGAGLAVCRQAGVFELRGAAADVVFAARSLARGAAGRGAQGMRGWWQLVSAQQALVALDGDSAALAPRIDALSAWAPDVAVTTDWSRAAVVLAGPVAERVLAAALPRLPRSRRVVADGHVRVVVVPREHSASTRDALLAVGRELGAVAVSLEAVQLNGAAERALTRRTTSAASSTGVESTPTGEPIP; this comes from the coding sequence ATGCCTGATCCGACGATCCACGCCGGCGGCGGGCACATCGCCGCACAGGTGGCGGCGTGCCGGACCGGAGCCGGCCTGGCCGTCTGCCGGCAAGCAGGCGTGTTCGAGCTGCGCGGCGCGGCCGCCGACGTCGTGTTCGCGGCGCGGTCACTCGCGCGCGGCGCGGCGGGGCGGGGAGCACAGGGGATGCGCGGCTGGTGGCAGCTGGTCTCGGCCCAGCAGGCGCTCGTCGCGCTGGACGGCGACAGCGCCGCGCTCGCGCCGCGCATCGACGCGCTGAGCGCGTGGGCACCCGACGTCGCCGTCACGACGGACTGGAGCCGTGCGGCCGTCGTGCTCGCCGGCCCCGTGGCGGAGCGCGTGCTGGCGGCGGCGCTGCCGCGGCTGCCCCGGTCGCGGCGGGTGGTCGCCGACGGTCACGTCCGCGTCGTCGTCGTGCCCCGCGAGCACTCCGCCTCGACGCGGGACGCGCTCCTCGCGGTCGGGCGCGAGCTCGGCGCCGTCGCCGTCAGCCTCGAGGCCGTCCAGCTGAACGGCGCCGCGGAGCGTGCGCTCACGCGCAGGACGACGTCCGCCGCGTCGTCCACCGGCGTCGAGTCCACCCCCACTGGAGAACCGATCCCATGA
- a CDS encoding methylenetetrahydrofolate reductase, which yields MSARYEILPFGAWEAEAAAVAPVTLTITCSPRLGVEHTLTVAERARALGHRVVPHVAARMVADRSHLDTLMERLAAAGIDDVFLIGGDAAAPAGAFDSAVELLPLMHAHELRPRRIGIGAYPEGHPLVDRATLADALCRKAAFADYMVTQLCFDPAALLRWIEQTRAAGVDLPSYVGLPGAVDRRRLLEVSMRVGVGDSIGFLRKQRGIRRLLSRPERAVERLGAAFAPLVGEPELAIEGLHFYTFNRLRATLAWEAQRGSADGARAESACDA from the coding sequence ATGAGCGCTCGCTACGAGATCCTGCCGTTCGGCGCATGGGAGGCGGAGGCGGCGGCCGTCGCGCCCGTGACGCTCACGATCACCTGCTCGCCGCGTCTCGGCGTCGAGCACACGCTGACGGTGGCGGAGCGGGCGCGCGCGCTCGGGCACCGCGTCGTCCCGCACGTGGCGGCACGGATGGTCGCCGACCGCTCGCACCTCGACACGCTGATGGAGCGGCTCGCTGCCGCCGGCATCGACGACGTCTTCCTGATCGGCGGCGACGCCGCGGCACCGGCGGGCGCATTCGACTCCGCCGTCGAGCTGCTGCCGCTCATGCATGCGCATGAGCTGCGCCCGCGCCGCATCGGGATCGGCGCCTACCCCGAGGGGCATCCGCTCGTCGATCGAGCGACGCTCGCCGACGCGCTCTGCCGCAAGGCGGCGTTCGCCGACTACATGGTCACGCAGCTCTGCTTCGACCCGGCGGCGCTCCTGCGCTGGATCGAGCAGACGCGCGCCGCCGGCGTCGACCTGCCGTCGTACGTCGGGCTTCCGGGCGCCGTGGACCGTCGGCGGCTGCTGGAGGTGTCGATGCGCGTCGGCGTCGGCGACTCGATCGGCTTTCTGCGCAAGCAGCGCGGGATCCGCCGCCTGCTCAGCCGCCCCGAGCGGGCCGTCGAACGGCTGGGCGCGGCGTTCGCACCGCTCGTCGGCGAACCGGAGCTCGCGATCGAGGGGCTGCACTTCTACACCTTCAACCGTCTGCGCGCGACGCTCGCCTGGGAGGCGCAGCGCGGCAGCGCGGACGGTGCCCGCGCCGAGAGTGCGTGCGATGCCTGA